From a region of the Pseudanabaena sp. ABRG5-3 genome:
- the apcA gene encoding allophycocyanin subunit alpha, with the protein MSVVTKSIVNADAEARYLSPGELDRIKSFVTSGERRLRIAQTLTESRERIVKQAGDQLFQKRPDVVSPGGNAYGEQLTATCLRDLDYYLRLVTYGVVSGDVTPIEEIGLVGVKEMYGSLGTPIAAVSEGVRGLKNAASALLSGEDAAEAGYYFDYVIGALQ; encoded by the coding sequence ATGAGCGTAGTCACGAAGTCCATCGTGAATGCAGATGCTGAAGCACGTTACCTCAGCCCTGGTGAACTAGATCGCATTAAGAGCTTTGTAACCTCTGGTGAGCGTCGTCTTCGCATTGCCCAAACTTTGACCGAATCCCGCGAGCGCATTGTTAAGCAAGCTGGCGATCAACTTTTCCAAAAGCGTCCTGATGTTGTTTCTCCTGGTGGAAACGCATATGGTGAACAGCTAACCGCAACTTGCTTGCGTGACCTTGACTACTACCTCCGCCTCGTAACTTACGGAGTTGTATCTGGTGATGTAACCCCAATCGAAGAAATTGGTCTAGTTGGCGTTAAGGAAATGTACGGATCTCTCGGTACTCCTATCGCTGCTGTTTCTGAAGGTGTGCGTGGTCTTAAGAATGCAGCATCTGCTTTACTTTCTGGTGAAGATGCAGCTGAAGCTGGTTACTACTTCGATTACGTAATCGGTGCATTGCAGTAA
- a CDS encoding TMEM14 family protein → MNFSPSAIVLLAYGIVAIAGGIIGFAKSKSKISLISGSLSGVGLLISGITTAQGQGWGKIAGIAIATLLVIVFVIRFLKTKKFMPAGLMIIGGAATLFVAILTS, encoded by the coding sequence ATGAATTTTTCTCCCAGTGCAATTGTCCTGCTTGCCTATGGCATTGTTGCAATCGCAGGTGGCATCATTGGTTTTGCCAAAAGTAAGAGCAAAATATCCCTCATCTCAGGCAGCCTTAGTGGGGTAGGACTACTGATATCAGGAATCACCACTGCCCAAGGTCAAGGGTGGGGCAAAATTGCTGGTATCGCGATCGCAACCCTCTTAGTAATCGTCTTTGTCATCCGCTTCCTTAAAACCAAAAAATTCATGCCCGCAGGTTTAATGATCATTGGCGGAGCCGCAACCCTTTTTGTAGCAATACTTACAAGCTAA